Proteins from a single region of Chryseobacterium sp. W4I1:
- a CDS encoding DEAD/DEAH box helicase, translating to MNLFTETNLSPDILKAIGELGYESPTEIQKQTIPFILSDIRDLIALAQTGTGKTAAFSLPILDMIDETSRKIQFLVLCPTRELCLQISKDIKNYSKYMKDIKTTAVYGGSSIMDQIRSLKDKPQIIVGTPGRVIDLINRKALDFSAIHWLVLDEADEMLSMGFKDELETILRETPDTKQTFLFSATMNKEVERISKNYLTNPHRISVGSINEVKKNIKHEYYVVGYRQKKEALKRLIDANPNQYSILFCRTRMETQEVADFLMQNGYAADALHGDLSQAQRDTVMKKFRLKNIDILVATDVAARGLDVNSLTHVIHYSLPDDPEVFVHRSGRTGRAGKDGISMALIKPEESRKLKQIKSTTKIDIVEKFIPTGEEIIKAQVGGVFEKLFTEHSEDIFEFNDSLIPDLSAFTKEELVHKLLQFQLKDLALYYKDKHDLTEQKLSSRDDDFSRRDRGRDRDRDRGRDRDRGDRDVRGSRDGGRERGGKPRRKNENMVRFFFNLGKKDQLKKLDVLDIINKATSPAGGSKKRAEIGDIEILEKFSFFEIEKSFKGELLNNISSMKFKGKDMRAEEAN from the coding sequence ATGAATTTATTTACGGAGACCAATTTAAGTCCTGACATCCTTAAGGCTATTGGCGAACTGGGTTACGAAAGCCCGACAGAAATCCAAAAACAGACTATCCCTTTCATTCTTTCAGATATTCGCGATTTGATCGCACTTGCGCAGACAGGGACAGGCAAAACAGCAGCGTTTTCGCTTCCGATTTTGGATATGATTGACGAAACGAGTCGCAAAATCCAATTTTTGGTGCTTTGTCCGACACGGGAATTATGTCTTCAGATTTCTAAAGACATAAAAAATTACTCCAAGTACATGAAAGACATCAAAACCACAGCGGTTTACGGTGGAAGCAGTATTATGGATCAGATTCGTTCTTTAAAGGACAAGCCGCAGATTATTGTGGGTACTCCTGGAAGAGTAATTGACCTTATCAACAGAAAAGCACTTGACTTTTCGGCTATTCATTGGTTAGTTTTAGATGAAGCTGATGAAATGCTTTCTATGGGTTTCAAAGATGAGTTGGAAACAATTTTAAGAGAAACACCGGATACAAAGCAGACTTTCTTATTCTCGGCAACGATGAATAAAGAAGTGGAGAGAATTTCTAAAAATTATCTTACCAATCCACACCGTATTTCTGTAGGTTCTATTAACGAGGTTAAAAAGAACATTAAGCATGAATACTATGTGGTAGGATACCGCCAGAAAAAAGAAGCTCTTAAGCGATTGATTGACGCCAACCCGAACCAGTATTCTATTCTTTTCTGTAGAACAAGAATGGAGACTCAGGAGGTTGCTGATTTCTTAATGCAGAATGGCTATGCAGCTGATGCACTTCACGGGGATCTTTCCCAGGCGCAAAGAGATACGGTAATGAAGAAATTCAGACTGAAAAACATTGATATCCTTGTAGCGACTGACGTTGCCGCAAGAGGTTTGGATGTAAACTCTTTAACGCACGTTATCCATTATTCATTACCTGATGATCCGGAAGTATTCGTTCACAGAAGTGGAAGAACTGGTAGAGCAGGAAAAGATGGTATTTCAATGGCTTTAATCAAGCCTGAAGAAAGCAGAAAGCTAAAACAGATTAAATCTACAACGAAAATTGATATCGTTGAGAAATTTATACCAACAGGAGAAGAAATTATCAAAGCTCAGGTTGGAGGTGTTTTTGAAAAACTATTTACGGAACATTCGGAAGATATTTTTGAATTTAATGACAGCCTGATTCCGGATCTGAGTGCATTTACAAAAGAAGAATTGGTGCACAAGCTATTACAGTTCCAGTTAAAAGACCTTGCCCTTTATTACAAAGATAAGCATGATCTTACTGAGCAGAAACTGAGCAGCAGAGATGATGATTTTTCAAGAAGAGACAGAGGACGCGACAGAGACAGAGATAGAGGAAGAGATCGTGACCGTGGAGACCGTGACGTAAGAGGCAGCAGAGATGGTGGAAGAGAACGTGGCGGAAAACCTAGAAGAAAGAATGAAAACATGGTAAGATTCTTCTTCAACTTAGGGAAAAAAGATCAGTTGAAAAAACTTGATGTTTTAGATATTATCAATAAAGCTACTTCACCAGCAGGGGGAAGCAAAAAAAGAGCAGAAATTGGAGATATTGAAATTTTAGAGAAATTCTCTTTCTTTGAAATTGAAAAATCATTCAAAGGAGAGCTTTTGAATAATATTTCATCAATGAAATTCAAAGGAAAAGATATGAGAGCTGAAGAAGCAAATTAA
- a CDS encoding DUF2461 domain-containing protein translates to MSATISLKTFDFLKKLTKNNNREWFTENKSLYTESQENVIAFLDELIKEMAEFDEELGKIDGKKALFRIYRDTRFSKDKIPYKTNFGASLGMGKGSQKGGYYLHLEPEKSFLAGGIYMPESSVLKKVRKEISLYGEDFLKIINQKDFKKHFPELDQDDRLKKIPQGFEKEDPMGEYLKLKNFIVIYHLKDEEVLDKNAIKNMTKIFKIMKPFNDFLNTPISLDL, encoded by the coding sequence ATGTCGGCCACGATTTCTTTAAAAACATTTGATTTCTTAAAAAAATTAACCAAAAACAATAACCGCGAATGGTTTACAGAAAATAAAAGCCTTTATACAGAATCGCAGGAAAATGTCATTGCTTTTCTGGACGAACTGATTAAAGAAATGGCAGAGTTTGATGAAGAGCTGGGAAAAATTGATGGTAAAAAAGCATTGTTCAGAATTTACCGTGACACAAGATTTTCGAAAGATAAAATACCTTACAAAACGAATTTCGGGGCGTCTTTAGGAATGGGAAAAGGCAGCCAGAAAGGAGGATACTATCTTCATTTGGAACCTGAAAAATCTTTCCTGGCAGGAGGTATTTACATGCCGGAATCTTCTGTACTGAAAAAGGTAAGAAAGGAAATTTCGTTGTATGGTGAAGATTTCCTAAAGATTATCAACCAGAAAGACTTTAAAAAACATTTCCCCGAACTTGACCAGGATGACAGACTGAAAAAAATTCCTCAAGGATTTGAAAAGGAAGATCCAATGGGAGAATATTTAAAATTAAAAAACTTTATTGTGATTTACCATTTAAAAGATGAAGAAGTTTTAGATAAAAATGCTATAAAAAATATGACGAAAATCTTTAAAATCATGAAGCCTTTCAATGACTTCCTGAACACCCCTATTTCATTAGATTTGTAA